ACCGATGCCATCGGTTATGCCAGTGTTGCCAGCGCCAACGGTCTGAAAGCCACGGCCATACTGACACCTACTGCAGCAGGATCAACGGCGCAGGTGGTATCCAAGTTCAGACCGAGAGCACCGATCGTTGCACTCGCTTCCACAGCACAGGTTGCACGGCATTTATCCCTTGTGTGGGGTGTCATTCCTCTCGTTTCCTCACCGGTGAAAACCATGAAAGACGAGTTTATTGAGTCCATCGACGCATCGTTAGAAAAAGGCTTCATCGCCGATGGAGATCTTGTGGTAATTACCGCAGGAGTTCCAGTGGGTGTGGCAGGTATGACGAATATGATGAGACTGCATATTGTAGGAAACACGATCTAAAGATCGTTTCTTAGAACGAAATGGGTCATAAGTGATGCTCTTTCTGGGTCAGCACCTGTAAAGAGCGCTAAATTCCCTTCCGTCACATCAATAAATACAGCTTAAACCGATCATAGGACAAACTCAAAGGAGGGGAATACCCCTCCTTTTTTTAATGAGGAAATCAGTTACTCTTGGCTTTCCGAAGCAGAGTCAACCTGATCCTCCGTCCGATATTTACCGGCCCCGAAAAGGCGGTTGAGGACAAATACTGTTGCAAGGAAAAGAATAAGGACTACCAGCATGGGAAGAATCCAATGATCAACAAAGCCCGATATGAGAAAACCAACACATGCAACGCAGGCGCAAGTTACAGAATAAGGAATCTGGGTCTTGATGTGATCGGTATGGCGGATATTTGCTGCGGCAGAAGATAAAATTGCAGTGTCAGCCAGAGGAGAACAGTGATTACCGAAGCCGCCGCCGCCGATGACCGCTGCGATACAGGCGTATACGTTGATGTCCATGGCGATTGCAAGGGGAACGGCGAGAGGGATCATGATGGCATAAGTTCCCCAGGTGGCTCCGGTAGAGAAGGTCATAATGCAGGAAAAGATAAAAATAATGACTGCAACAAGAAACGGCGGAACATTTCCGACAAAGAGAGAAGCAACATAGCCTGCTGTATCCAGCTCATCCCCAACCCCTCCGATGCTCCAGGCAAAGGCCAGCAGTATGACCACAAAGAGCATGGATTTGGTCCCCACAACGAAAGCCGCTATGGAATCGCCGACTTTGGAAAGCCTGCGGACTGCGTAAAAGATAATGGCGAAGATTACAGCAATGGAAACCGCATAGGTTAGGGCAAGCATTCCGTCCATATTGTTCACCGCATCCAGTACATTGAAGCTTTCAAAGAAACCGCCGGTATAAAGCATGAAGATCAATGCACAGCAAATAAGGAGCAGGATTGGTGCAAGCAGGTCAAGGGCTGTGCCATTTTTCTGCTCAATGGAGGAAAAATCATCATCATCGGCTCCGCCTCCGCTGAAAGTTTTATCACATAGAGCACCTGTGAGCATGGTTCGTTTTTCTGCTTTTGCCATGGGGCCATAATCAAGACCCAGGTAGACCACGATAATGACCATGATGATGGAAAGCCATGCGTAAAAGTTAAAAGGAATGCAGAGCAGAAACGCCTGGAAGGCATCCTGATCGACCCCTGCGCTGGCATAGCTGTCTGCAATAAGGGAACAGATAAAGGCTACCCAGCTGGATAGTGGAACGACAAGACAGATTCCAACGGCGGTGGAGTCGATGATATAGGAAAGCTTTTCCCTGGATACACCGAATTTGTCACTGATCGGACGCATGATCGCACCGTTTGTCAGGGCATTGAAATAGTCGTCGAAGAAAATGAGAAGACCGATGAGCCATGTGGTACCTTGGGCACCTTTTTTCGTAGTAATTCGGCGGCCTAGTAAATTTCCAAAAGCGGTAGAACCTCCTGAACGGGTCAGAAGTCCGATCATGCCTCCTAATAGAATTACAATGATCAATACCTGCATATTCCAAGGGTCGGTAAGTTTTGCAATAATGATTTCTATCATTTTTTCAAAACCACCAAGAGGGTGGCCGCCAACAATGATAAGGCAGCCGGTA
This genomic window from Clostridiales bacterium contains:
- a CDS encoding Na+/H+ antiporter NhaC family protein, with the protein product MEVGFWAIVPPLLTIVLAIATKEVLLSLFIGVYTGCLIIVGGHPLGGFEKMIEIIIAKLTDPWNMQVLIIVILLGGMIGLLTRSGGSTAFGNLLGRRITTKKGAQGTTWLIGLLIFFDDYFNALTNGAIMRPISDKFGVSREKLSYIIDSTAVGICLVVPLSSWVAFICSLIADSYASAGVDQDAFQAFLLCIPFNFYAWLSIIMVIIVVYLGLDYGPMAKAEKRTMLTGALCDKTFSGGGADDDDFSSIEQKNGTALDLLAPILLLICCALIFMLYTGGFFESFNVLDAVNNMDGMLALTYAVSIAVIFAIIFYAVRRLSKVGDSIAAFVVGTKSMLFVVILLAFAWSIGGVGDELDTAGYVASLFVGNVPPFLVAVIIFIFSCIMTFSTGATWGTYAIMIPLAVPLAIAMDINVYACIAAVIGGGGFGNHCSPLADTAILSSAAANIRHTDHIKTQIPYSVTCACVACVGFLISGFVDHWILPMLVVLILFLATVFVLNRLFGAGKYRTEDQVDSASESQE